The genomic region CCATGGCCTGAGTGCCCTGAGCTGACCGTCGACGGCCCCCTCACCCACCGGGTGAGGGGGCCGTCGCACGCCCGGAGGTAGGACCACTGCGCATGAGCGTCGTGCCGCGGCCGTCTTCTCGCCGCCACGGCTCCTGCGTGAGGCTCGGAGTCAGCCGAAGAGCTGGGTCCACCAGGGGCCGCCGCCGCCCTGGGCGACGCCCACCCCGAGACGGGTCAGGCCGCAGTCGAGGATGTTCGCCCGGTGCCCCGAGCTGTTCATCCAGGAGGTCATGACCTCGGCGGCGGACTGCTGGCCCCGGGCGATGTTCTCGGCCCGCGCGGAAACGCCGGCGCGGTCGGCGCGGTCGAACGGGTCGAGCCCGTCGAGGTTGACGTGGTCGAAGAACCCGCGGTCGCGCATGTCCTCGCTGTGCGCCCGGGCGACCGCGGTCAGCCCGGCGTCCGCGGAGACGGGTCCGCAGCCGGCGGCCGCCCGCTCGGTGTTCACCAGGGCCAGGACCTGGTCCTCGACGCCACCGGACGCCGGCACCGCGGCAGCAGCCACCGGTGCGGGTGCGGGGGCCTCCGGAGCGGGGGCGGGAGGCTCGGGCGACGGGTCAGCGGGCTCGGCAGCCGGCTCGGGAGCGGGCTCGGCAGCCGGCTCCGGCGGCGCGGCCGGTGCCGAGGTGACCGGGTCGGGCACCGCCGGCGTGGTCGGGAGCGGCGCGCTGAGGGGCGGCGCCGTCGTCGGCGCCCCGGCCGGCGCGTCGGTCGGCGACGGTGCGGCGGTGGCCTCACCCGTCGTCGAGGAGAACGTCGCGGTCGACGTCAGGCCGGCGAACGCGCGCGAGGACAGAGCCTGCCCGTCCTGGCCGAGCACCACCGGGGAGTTCGGCCCCGTGCCCGCCATCACCGGGACGGCGAGGACCAGTGCGGTGATCACCGTGCTGAGCGCCGCACTCAGCGCCAGCCGCGCGCCCCGGTGCCCGGACGCGCGGCGACCGAGCCGCGCCCAGCGGATGAGTGCGCGAGTCATGCGGGCAGTGAGCGGAGGACCCGCAGGGACGTGGTGCACGGCATAACCTCACGAGAGCGATCGATCACGATTCGTTATCGCGTCGAGACTAACGGTGCGCGCAAGGTGACCGTGAGTCCCCGAGAGAAACGTCACGGGCAGCTTCGTGAATCCCCAGGTGGACGCGCCACGGCACCCGCTCGGCACCCCGGCGTCTCGCGACCAGGCACCATGGACGCGACCGCGCCCCACCCACCGAAACCCCGAGGAGTACGCCGCCGGTGAGCGACGTCTGGCTCAGCATCGTCATGGTCGTCGTCTTCATCATGATCGGCGGTGTCTTCGCCGGAGCGGAGATCGCTCTGGTCTCCCTGCGCGAGTCGCAGGTCCGCGCCATGGCCGAGGCCGGACGGCGCGGCAAGGCCGTGCAGAAGCTCCTCAGCGATCCCAACCAGTTCCTGGCCGCGGTCCAGGTCGGGGTGACCTTCGCCGGGTTCTTCTCGGCCGCATTCGGTGCCAGCACCCTGTCGCAACCCTTCGCCGACTGGCTGGTCGGCCGGGGGGTGTCGGAAGGCCTGGCCGGCACCCTGGCGCTCGTCCTGGTCACGATCGCCATCAGCTACCTGTCGCTGGTCGTCGGCGAGCTGACGCCCAAGCGACTGGCCCTGCAGCGGGCCGAGGGGTTCGCGCTGCTCGTCGCCGCCCCGCTGAACGCCATCGCCAAGCTGTCGCGGCCGATCATCTGGCTCCTCTCCAGATCCACCGACGTCATGGTCCGGCTCTTCGGTGGTGACCCGAAGCAGAGCGGGGAGTCCATCAGTCAGGAGGAGCTGCGCGACCTGGTGGCCGCGCACGAGTCGCTCAGCAGCGACGAGCGCCGGCTGATCGACGAGGTGTTCAGGGCCGGCGAGCGCGAGGTCCGGGAGGTCATGACTCCCCGGACGGAGGTCGCGTTCCTCGAGGGCTCGATGACCGCCAGTCGTGCCGCCAAGCTGGTGGCCGACTCCAACTGGTCACGCTTCCCGGTGGCCGGCCGCGACCAGGACGACGTCGTCGGCTTCGTGCACGTGCGCGACCTCTTCCTGCCCAACCACCCGGCCGGCCGGGCCGCGACCGTCGGCGATCTCGCCCGCGAGGTGAAGCGGCTGCCCGGTACGGCGGGGGTGTTGACCGCGCTGAGCGAGATGCGGCGGGAGAACCACCACCTGGCGATCGTCGTCGACGAGTACGGCGGCACCGACGGGATCGTCTCCCTCGAGGACCTCATCGAGGAGGTCATCGGGGAGATCTACGACGAGTACGACGAGGAGGTCGGCCGGGAGGCCGGTCAGCCCCCCGGGGGACCCCGCGAGGTGGACGGCCTGCTCAACCTGGACGACTTCACCGAGGCCACCGGCCTGCAGCTGCCCGACGGCCCCTACGAGACCGTCGCCGGCTACGTCCTCGCCGAGCTCGGCCGGCTGCCGGAGACGGGCGACACCGTCGAGGTCGAGGGGCGGTCGCTCTCGGTGGTCGAGCTCGACGGCCGGCGCATCGCCCGGATCCTCGTCAGCCCCCCGCCGGCACCCACGGACGACGGGGCGGCGGCCGGCGAGAACGCGACGAGCTGAGCTCCAGGACCAGGCATAGGAACCTATGCCTGCGGTTCAAGGGGCTTGGGCCATAGGTAAAGGTTCCTATGCCCGGGGGGTCAGCCGCGAGACCGCGCCACGTCCCAGGCGTCGCGGACGATCCCGACGAGATCGGTGTGCTTCGGGGTCCAGCCCAGGTCGGACCGGATGCGGTCGCTCGAGGCCACGAGCTGCGCGGGGTCGCCCGCCCGCCGGTCGCCGACGACGACCGGAACGGGGTGCCCGGTCACCTCGCGCGCGGCGTCGACGACCTCCTGCACAGAGAAGCCGGTGCCGTTGCCCAGGTTGTAGATCCGGTGCTCGCCCTCGGCCGGGGCCGGCAGGGCCAGCAGGTGCGCGTCGGCGAGGTCCTCGACGTGCACGTAGTCGCGGATGCAGGTGCCGTCGGGCGTCGGGTAGTCCTGGCCGTAGACGGTGAGCGACTCCCGCCGGCCGGCCGCGACCTGCAACGCGAGCGGGATGAGGTGCGTCTCGGTCGTGTGCCGCTCCCCGAGGCCGTAGGCGGCGCCGGCGACGTTGAAGTAGCGCAGGCTCACGGCCGCGAACCCGTGGGCGACCGCGTACGAGGTCAGCATGTGGTCGACGGCGAGCTTCGAGGCGCCGTAGGTGTTGGTCGGCCTCGTCGGTGCGTCCTCACGGATCGGCACCGACTCGGGCTCGCCGTAGGTGGCGGCGGTGGAGGAGAAGACGATCCGGCGGCAGTCGGCCGCGCGCATCGCCTCCAGCAGCGCCAGCGAGCCGCCCACGTTGGTGTCCCAGTACTCGTGCGGTCGCTGCTGCGAGACGCCGACCAGCGACTTGGCGGCGAAGTGCAGCACCGCCTCGGGCCGGACGTCGGCCAGCACCGGCGCCGAGTCGTGCAGGGACACCGCCGCCAGGGACGCGCCCTCGGGGACCGCGTCGGCGTGGCCGGTCGACAGGTCGTCGAGCACCGTCACCTCGTGGCCGTCGGCCAGCAGCGCCGCCGTCACTACGCTGCCGATGTAGCCGGCTCCACCGGCGACGAGTACGCGCATGGCGTCACCCTAGGTGTGACGGAACCGTGCGCTCGACAGCACAGGCCACCGGCCTGGTCAGGAGGCACCGTCCCGTGGTCAGCCCACGCCCCGCCGTGCGGGCCCTGCCGGCCTACAAGCCCGGACGCAACCCGGCCGACCTCGCCCGCGAGATCGGCGTGGACCGTGCCGTGAAGCTGGCCAGCAACGAGGTCGCCTTCCCGCCCCTGCCGGCGGTCGTGCAGGCCCTGACCGCGGCGGCCGCGGAGACCAACCGGTACCCCGACAACGGCGCCGTCGTCCTGACCCGGGCGCTGGCCGAGCGCTACGACGTCGGCCCGGAGCAGGTGGCCACCGGCTGCGGGGCGGTCACCCTGTGCCAGGAGCTGGCGCAGGCCTACAACGACCCGGGCACGAGCATCGCCTTCGCCTGGCGCTCGTTCGAGATGTACCCGCTGCTCGCCCAGGTCGCCGGCGCCCGCGCCGTCCAGGTGCCGCTGGTGCCCGGTCACCCGGGCGGGCCCGCCGACACCCACGACCTCGACGGGCTGCTCGCCGCGATCGACGACACCACGCGGCTGGTCTTCGTGTGCAACCCGAACAACCCCACCGGGACGGCGGTGCGGCGGGCGGAGCTCGAGCGGTTCCTCGACGCCGTCCCCGCGCAGACCCTCGTCGTCCTCGACGAGGCCTACCGCGAGTTCGTGACCGACCCCGACGTCCCGGACGGCATCGAGCTCATGCGCGGCCGGCCGAACGTCGCCGTCCTGCGCACCTTCTCCAAGGCCTGGGGCCTGGCCGGGCTCCGGGTGGGCTACCTGGTCGCCGAGGACCCGGCCGTCGCCGAGGCCGTCCGCAAGACGCACGTGCCGTTCAGCGTGTCCATGCTCGCCCAGGCGGCGGCGGTCGCCGCGCTGGCCAGCGAGGAGGAGGTGCGGGCCCGCTGCGCCGCCGTCGTGTCCGAGCGGGACCGGCTGACCGTCGCCCTCCGCGAGCGCGGGCTGGAGGTCGCCGACAGCCAGGCCAACTTCGTCTGGCTGGCAGTGGGGGAGGAGGCGGCGGGCCTCGCTGCGGCGCTGGAGGCACGGGCGGTCATCACCCGCCCCTTCGCCGGGGAGGGCATCCGCGTCACCGTCGGCACCCCCGAGGAGGACGACGTCTTCCTGGCCGCGCTGGACGACGTACGGGCCGGCGCCACCGTCCCATGACGCCACCGGAACGGGGGAGGTCGGTTCATCTGGCCCGCCCGGCTGGTTTGATGGCCGACGTGGCCCCGCACCCAACGCCATTGCCCCGTGTGCTCTCCGGCATCCAGCCGACGGCGGGCTCCTTCCACCTCGGGAACTACCTCGGCGCGCTGCGTCAGTGGGTGGCGCTGCAGGACTCGGCGGAGGCCTTCTACTGCGTCGTCGACCTGCACGCCATCACCGTCCAGCAGGACCCGGCGGTGCTGCGGCGCAACACCATGGTCTCGGCCGCGCAGCTGCTCGCCCTCGGTGTCGACCCGGAGCGCAGTACGCTGTTCGTGCAGAGCCACGTGCCCGAGCACCTGCAGCTGTCGTGGGTGCTGGAGTGCCTCACCGGCTTCGGTGAGGCCAGCCGGATGACGCAGTTCAAGGACAAGAGCCAGCGGGAGGGCACGTCCGGGGCCTCGGTGGGGCTCTTCACCTATCCGGTCCTGCAGGCCGCCGACATCCTCGTCTACCAGGCCGATCAGGTGCCGGTCGGCGAGGACCAGCGTCAGCACCTCGAGCTGACCCGCGACCTCGCGACCCGGTTCAACAGCCGCTACGGGCCGACGCTCACGCTGCCGGCCGCCCACATCCCGCCGGGTGCGGCGAAGATCCTCGACATGCAGTCGCCGGACAAGAAGATGAGCAAGAGCCTGCCTCCGGCCGGCTGCGTCTTCCTGCTCGACGAGCCGAACGTGACGGCGAAGAAGATCCGCTCCGCGGTCACCGACACCGGCCGCGAGATCGTGGCCGACGCCGAGGCCAAGCCGGGCGTCACCAACCTCCTGACCATCCACAGCGCCCTCTCGGGCCGCAGCGTCGCAGAGCTGGAGGAGCACTTCGCCGGCCGCGGCTACGGGGACCTGAAGAAGGAGCTGGCCGAGGTCGTCACCGACTTCGTCACCCCGGTCCGCAGCCGCACCCAGGAGCTGCTGGACGACCCGGCCGAGTTGCAGCGCATCCTCGCCGGCGGGGCGGAGCGGGCCCGCGAGGTCGCCGCCGCGACGGTCGCCGACGTCTACCAGCGGACCGGGTTCCTCTCCCCGGCAGGGGCACCCCGGTGAACGACGACACCTTCGTGCCGCGCGGCAGCACACGACCGGAGAACGCCGTCGTCGGCATCGTCGTCCCGGTGCCCGAGCCGTGGGCCCAGCTGCTGGTCGACTGGCGGTCCAAGGTCGGTGACCCGCAGGCGAACCAGGTGCCTCCGCACGTCACCCTGCTGCCGCCCACCGAGGTCGCCGTCGCCGACCGCACGCTGATCAGCGCCCACCTCGCGGAGGTGGCCCGCTGCCATCCGCCGTTCGACATGCACCTCTCGGGGACGGGCACATTCAGGCCGGTGTCCGACGTCGTGTTCGTGGCCGTGGCCCGGGGGATCGGCAACTGCGAGCTGCTCTCCAACGACGTGCGCCGCGGCCCGCTGGCACGGTCGCTGGCGTTCCCGTACCACCCCCACGTGACCGTGGCCCACGACGTCCCCGAGGACATGCTGGAGCTGGCCTACACCGGCCTGGCCGACCTGTCCGCCGAGTTCCGGGTCACCGCCTTCACCGAGTTCGAGCAGACCGCCACGGGGGCGTGGGCCGTCGCCCGCGAGTACCCGCTCACCGGCCCCGAGCACTGAAGCGCCCCGCGCTGCAGCGCGCGCGGACCGAGAGGCCAGGCCCCAGACTCGGGCGGTGAGTTCCGCCGCGCCTCCGGAGCAGTCCGCCGTCCGGACGCCGTGGTGGACCCGGCTGTACTCCCGGTTCGAGGCCACCATCGACGCGCAGCGCCGGCGGCACCACTGGTTCGACCACCTGGCCCGTGCGGGCGGCCGCTACCAGCGCACCCAGGGCGACCTCATGGCCGCCGGCGTCACCTACTTCGTGTTCCTCGGCCTCTTCCCGATGCTCCTGCTGATCGCCTCGGTCATCGGGCTGGTCCTCGCCGGCAACGAGCTGCTGCAGCAGGAACTGTTCGCCGCGATCCGCGACACGTTCCCCGGCTCCA from Blastococcus colisei harbors:
- the galE gene encoding UDP-glucose 4-epimerase GalE yields the protein MRVLVAGGAGYIGSVVTAALLADGHEVTVLDDLSTGHADAVPEGASLAAVSLHDSAPVLADVRPEAVLHFAAKSLVGVSQQRPHEYWDTNVGGSLALLEAMRAADCRRIVFSSTAATYGEPESVPIREDAPTRPTNTYGASKLAVDHMLTSYAVAHGFAAVSLRYFNVAGAAYGLGERHTTETHLIPLALQVAAGRRESLTVYGQDYPTPDGTCIRDYVHVEDLADAHLLALPAPAEGEHRIYNLGNGTGFSVQEVVDAAREVTGHPVPVVVGDRRAGDPAQLVASSDRIRSDLGWTPKHTDLVGIVRDAWDVARSRG
- the trpS gene encoding tryptophan--tRNA ligase, which codes for MLSGIQPTAGSFHLGNYLGALRQWVALQDSAEAFYCVVDLHAITVQQDPAVLRRNTMVSAAQLLALGVDPERSTLFVQSHVPEHLQLSWVLECLTGFGEASRMTQFKDKSQREGTSGASVGLFTYPVLQAADILVYQADQVPVGEDQRQHLELTRDLATRFNSRYGPTLTLPAAHIPPGAAKILDMQSPDKKMSKSLPPAGCVFLLDEPNVTAKKIRSAVTDTGREIVADAEAKPGVTNLLTIHSALSGRSVAELEEHFAGRGYGDLKKELAEVVTDFVTPVRSRTQELLDDPAELQRILAGGAERAREVAAATVADVYQRTGFLSPAGAPR
- a CDS encoding hemolysin family protein, giving the protein MSDVWLSIVMVVVFIMIGGVFAGAEIALVSLRESQVRAMAEAGRRGKAVQKLLSDPNQFLAAVQVGVTFAGFFSAAFGASTLSQPFADWLVGRGVSEGLAGTLALVLVTIAISYLSLVVGELTPKRLALQRAEGFALLVAAPLNAIAKLSRPIIWLLSRSTDVMVRLFGGDPKQSGESISQEELRDLVAAHESLSSDERRLIDEVFRAGEREVREVMTPRTEVAFLEGSMTASRAAKLVADSNWSRFPVAGRDQDDVVGFVHVRDLFLPNHPAGRAATVGDLAREVKRLPGTAGVLTALSEMRRENHHLAIVVDEYGGTDGIVSLEDLIEEVIGEIYDEYDEEVGREAGQPPGGPREVDGLLNLDDFTEATGLQLPDGPYETVAGYVLAELGRLPETGDTVEVEGRSLSVVELDGRRIARILVSPPPAPTDDGAAAGENATS
- a CDS encoding CAP domain-containing protein: MTRALIRWARLGRRASGHRGARLALSAALSTVITALVLAVPVMAGTGPNSPVVLGQDGQALSSRAFAGLTSTATFSSTTGEATAAPSPTDAPAGAPTTAPPLSAPLPTTPAVPDPVTSAPAAPPEPAAEPAPEPAAEPADPSPEPPAPAPEAPAPAPVAAAAVPASGGVEDQVLALVNTERAAAGCGPVSADAGLTAVARAHSEDMRDRGFFDHVNLDGLDPFDRADRAGVSARAENIARGQQSAAEVMTSWMNSSGHRANILDCGLTRLGVGVAQGGGGPWWTQLFG
- a CDS encoding 2'-5' RNA ligase family protein, with amino-acid sequence MNDDTFVPRGSTRPENAVVGIVVPVPEPWAQLLVDWRSKVGDPQANQVPPHVTLLPPTEVAVADRTLISAHLAEVARCHPPFDMHLSGTGTFRPVSDVVFVAVARGIGNCELLSNDVRRGPLARSLAFPYHPHVTVAHDVPEDMLELAYTGLADLSAEFRVTAFTEFEQTATGAWAVAREYPLTGPEH
- the hisC gene encoding histidinol-phosphate transaminase, which produces MVSPRPAVRALPAYKPGRNPADLAREIGVDRAVKLASNEVAFPPLPAVVQALTAAAAETNRYPDNGAVVLTRALAERYDVGPEQVATGCGAVTLCQELAQAYNDPGTSIAFAWRSFEMYPLLAQVAGARAVQVPLVPGHPGGPADTHDLDGLLAAIDDTTRLVFVCNPNNPTGTAVRRAELERFLDAVPAQTLVVLDEAYREFVTDPDVPDGIELMRGRPNVAVLRTFSKAWGLAGLRVGYLVAEDPAVAEAVRKTHVPFSVSMLAQAAAVAALASEEEVRARCAAVVSERDRLTVALRERGLEVADSQANFVWLAVGEEAAGLAAALEARAVITRPFAGEGIRVTVGTPEEDDVFLAALDDVRAGATVP